The following is a genomic window from Vibrio cyclitrophicus.
TCAGCAATTGATGCTCAAGGAATTGTGAATGAATACATCAAGCAAGGTTACACTGCGAAGCACATTGTGATTACTGGTGGTGAGCCGTGTATTTATGATCTTGTCCCGCTTACTGAAGCATTTGAGCAGCATGGTTGTTGTTGTCAGATTGAGACTAGTGGAACATCAGAAGTTAAAGTGACACTTGACACTTGGGTTACGGTGTCACCAAAAGTGGCGATGAAAGCGAAACTGGATATTTTAGATAGCGCCTTACAACGTGCTAATGAAATTAAGCATCCAGTGGGTACCGGCAAAGACATCGAACAGCTTGACGGTTTATTGGAGCGAGCGGATGTTTCGAGTGAAACGGTCGTCGCTCTGCAACCGATTAGTCAAAAAGAACGCGCAACACAACTTTGTATTGATACCTGCATTGAGCGCAATTGGCGCTTATCAATCCA
Proteins encoded in this region:
- the queE gene encoding 7-carboxy-7-deazaguanine synthase QueE gives rise to the protein MYKINEMFETIQGEGVFTGVPAVFVRLQVCPVGCSWCDTKQTWEALPEDETSLGDIMVKTEDSPTWSAIDAQGIVNEYIKQGYTAKHIVITGGEPCIYDLVPLTEAFEQHGCCCQIETSGTSEVKVTLDTWVTVSPKVAMKAKLDILDSALQRANEIKHPVGTGKDIEQLDGLLERADVSSETVVALQPISQKERATQLCIDTCIERNWRLSIQTHKYLSIA